Proteins encoded by one window of Corallococcus exiguus:
- a CDS encoding hybrid sensor histidine kinase/response regulator, with translation MIVPLSETEQALRAEVERLRFRLRAAGLDDGAGTVPDVPAPPGGNADARVRQEQLRLAQEAGGIGVFTLDIATNQLTVTPEFCRLYGVPVSDMLPASVIEALALEEDRHHVSNARTRSSGRVTPSVEYRIRRHDTGAVRWIHRRASLVYDAAGKPVQLVGITQDITERHQADDALREANERVQLALNAEAMIGTWVWDVPDNRVVADERFAHSFSLDPVQAREGLPISQFVAAIHPEDRPRVEALIARVLETGGAYRSEYRVLRADGAHRWVEASGHCHLSAQGAPLRFPGVLVDIDARKRAELRQTALLEMADRLREASSPDAAAKLAMEVVGRMLDVPRAGYGTVDAAHALVLMHPNWVASPDVARVEGVHRFHDYGVFLEDLLKGEVVTIPDVRKDPRTAPHAATLEQVGIRALFNIPLLEHGRFVAVLFLHDVQPRTWTAEEIELSRNVADRVWATLSRLKALSDLKRANETLEQRVAQRTRERDRVWNVSQDLLVVGSLSEGKFLSVNPAWTQMLGWTEEELLGRTSEWLERPDDYSRTRSEVHRLEGGNPTLNFESSYRCKHGGYRRISWTAVPVPEDGVLYASGRDVTEQRQTEEQLRQAQKMEAVGKLTGGVAHDFNNLLQVVGGNLQLLQRDVAGNERGLNRVRSALGAVERGARLSGQLLAFSRRQPLEPRSLSLGRLVRGMDDLLRRALGEDVEVETVIGGGLWNTMADPHQLENVILNLAINARDAMGGAGKLTLELSNASLDDHYAQAHPEVMAGAYVLLAVSDTGGGMSQEVMERAFEPFFTTKPEGRGTGLGLSMVYGFVKQSGGHVKIYSELGHGTTVKVYLPRAFQPEAPVTEVVTGPVEGGKETILAVEDDAEVRATVVELLTELGYRVLRAVDGQSALSILKSGVAVDLLFTDVVMPGPVRSPELARQAKALQPDIEVLFTSGYTENAIVHGGRLDPGVSLLSKPYRREDLARKVRALLDQRQQRMVTPKLQWPEVPRAGDTSATQEAARRMRVLLVEDDEDIRSSAGELLGLLGHAVMSVASAEEARVALAAERFDVLFTDVTLPGMSGVDLAREVALRKPAMRIIIASGHGRAALDGDPQQWLGVVVLPKPYALPQIQQALAQVAATAR, from the coding sequence CGAACGTCTGCGATTCCGCCTGCGCGCCGCGGGCCTGGATGACGGAGCTGGCACGGTCCCCGACGTCCCAGCGCCCCCTGGAGGGAACGCCGACGCGCGCGTGAGGCAGGAACAGCTGCGGCTGGCCCAGGAGGCGGGCGGCATTGGCGTGTTCACGCTGGACATCGCCACCAACCAGCTGACGGTGACGCCGGAGTTCTGCCGGCTGTACGGCGTGCCGGTCTCGGACATGCTGCCCGCATCGGTCATCGAGGCGCTCGCGCTGGAGGAGGACCGGCACCACGTGTCCAACGCGCGCACGCGCTCCTCGGGGCGGGTCACGCCGTCGGTGGAGTACCGCATCCGCCGTCATGACACCGGGGCCGTGCGGTGGATCCACCGGCGCGCGTCGCTGGTGTACGACGCGGCCGGCAAGCCGGTGCAGCTGGTGGGCATCACCCAGGACATCACCGAGCGCCACCAGGCCGACGATGCCTTGCGCGAGGCGAACGAGCGCGTGCAATTGGCGCTGAACGCCGAGGCAATGATTGGCACCTGGGTGTGGGACGTGCCCGACAACCGCGTCGTCGCGGACGAGCGCTTCGCGCACTCCTTCTCACTGGACCCCGTGCAGGCGCGCGAAGGTCTGCCCATCTCCCAGTTCGTGGCCGCCATCCACCCGGAGGACCGGCCCCGGGTGGAAGCGCTCATCGCCCGCGTGCTGGAGACGGGCGGTGCGTACCGCTCCGAGTACCGCGTGCTCCGCGCCGACGGCGCGCACCGGTGGGTGGAGGCCAGCGGCCACTGCCACCTTTCCGCGCAGGGCGCGCCGCTGCGCTTTCCCGGCGTGCTGGTGGACATCGACGCGCGCAAGAGGGCGGAGCTGCGGCAGACGGCGCTGCTGGAGATGGCGGACCGGCTGCGCGAGGCCTCGTCCCCGGACGCCGCCGCGAAGCTCGCCATGGAGGTGGTGGGGCGGATGCTGGACGTGCCGCGCGCGGGCTACGGCACGGTGGACGCGGCGCACGCGCTGGTGCTGATGCACCCGAACTGGGTGGCCTCGCCGGACGTGGCGCGCGTGGAGGGCGTGCACCGCTTCCACGACTACGGCGTGTTCCTGGAAGACCTCCTGAAGGGCGAGGTGGTGACCATCCCGGACGTGCGGAAGGACCCGCGCACGGCGCCCCATGCGGCCACGCTGGAGCAGGTAGGCATCCGGGCACTGTTCAACATCCCGCTGCTGGAGCACGGCCGGTTCGTGGCGGTGCTGTTCCTGCACGACGTGCAGCCGCGCACGTGGACCGCGGAGGAGATCGAGCTGTCACGCAACGTCGCCGACCGCGTGTGGGCGACGCTGTCCAGGCTCAAGGCGCTGTCGGACCTGAAGCGGGCCAACGAGACGCTGGAGCAGCGCGTGGCGCAGCGCACCCGGGAGCGGGACCGCGTGTGGAACGTGTCCCAGGACCTGCTGGTGGTGGGGAGCCTGTCGGAGGGGAAGTTCCTCAGCGTCAACCCGGCCTGGACGCAGATGCTGGGGTGGACGGAGGAGGAGCTGCTGGGCCGCACGTCGGAGTGGCTGGAGCGCCCGGATGACTACTCGCGAACGCGCTCCGAGGTGCACCGCCTGGAGGGAGGAAATCCCACGCTGAACTTCGAGAGTTCCTATCGGTGCAAGCACGGCGGCTACCGGCGCATCTCCTGGACGGCGGTGCCGGTGCCGGAGGACGGCGTGCTGTACGCCAGCGGGCGCGACGTCACCGAGCAGCGGCAGACAGAGGAGCAGCTGCGGCAGGCGCAGAAGATGGAGGCGGTGGGGAAGCTCACGGGCGGCGTGGCGCACGACTTCAACAACCTGCTCCAGGTGGTGGGCGGCAACCTGCAACTGCTCCAGCGAGATGTCGCGGGCAACGAGCGGGGCTTGAATCGGGTTCGGTCAGCGCTGGGCGCGGTGGAGCGCGGGGCCCGGCTGTCCGGGCAGTTGCTGGCGTTCTCGCGGCGGCAGCCGCTGGAGCCTCGCTCGTTGAGCCTGGGCCGGCTGGTGCGGGGCATGGACGACCTCCTGCGCCGCGCGCTGGGCGAGGACGTGGAGGTGGAGACGGTCATCGGCGGCGGGCTGTGGAACACGATGGCGGATCCGCACCAGTTGGAGAACGTCATCCTCAACCTGGCCATCAACGCGCGCGACGCGATGGGGGGCGCCGGGAAGCTGACGCTGGAGTTGAGCAACGCGTCGCTGGACGACCACTACGCGCAGGCGCACCCGGAGGTGATGGCCGGGGCGTACGTGCTGCTGGCGGTGTCGGACACGGGCGGGGGCATGTCGCAGGAGGTGATGGAGCGCGCGTTCGAGCCCTTCTTCACCACGAAGCCGGAGGGCCGGGGCACGGGCCTGGGGCTGAGCATGGTGTACGGCTTCGTGAAGCAGTCCGGCGGGCACGTGAAGATCTACAGCGAGTTGGGTCACGGCACGACGGTGAAGGTGTACCTGCCGCGCGCCTTCCAGCCGGAGGCGCCGGTGACGGAGGTGGTGACGGGGCCCGTGGAGGGCGGGAAGGAGACCATCCTCGCGGTGGAGGACGACGCGGAGGTCCGCGCCACGGTGGTGGAACTGCTGACGGAGCTGGGCTACCGCGTGTTGCGCGCGGTGGACGGCCAGAGCGCGCTGTCCATCCTGAAGAGCGGCGTGGCGGTGGACCTGCTCTTCACGGACGTGGTGATGCCGGGGCCGGTGCGCAGTCCGGAGCTGGCGCGGCAGGCGAAGGCGCTGCAGCCGGACATCGAGGTGCTCTTCACGTCCGGCTACACGGAGAACGCCATCGTGCACGGCGGCCGGTTGGATCCGGGCGTGAGCCTGCTGTCCAAGCCGTACCGGCGCGAGGACCTGGCGCGCAAGGTGCGGGCACTGCTGGACCAGCGGCAGCAGCGGATGGTGACGCCGAAGCTCCAGTGGCCGGAGGTGCCTCGTGCCGGGGACACGTCGGCGACACAGGAGGCCGCGCGGCGGATGCGCGTGCTGCTGGTGGAGGACGACGAGGACATCCGCTCGTCCGCCGGTGAGCTGCTGGGGCTGCTGGGCCACGCGGTGATGTCGGTGGCGAGCGCGGAGGAGGCGCGGGTGGCGCTGGCGGCGGAGCGGTTCGACGTGCTCTTCACGGACGTGACGCTGCCGGGCATGTCCGGCGTGGACCTGGCGCGCGAGGTGGCGCTGCGAAAGCCCGCCATGCGCATCATCATCGCGTCCGGCCACGGCCGCGCGGCGCTGGACGGGGATCCGCAGCAGTGGCTGGGCGTGGTGGTGCTGCCGAAGCCCTACGCACTGCCGCAGATACAGCAGGCCCTGGCCCAGGTGGCCGCGACGGCCCGCTGA